In Bactrocera oleae isolate idBacOlea1 chromosome 3, idBacOlea1, whole genome shotgun sequence, a genomic segment contains:
- the LOC106623902 gene encoding malate dehydrogenase, mitochondrial — protein MWRNARVLLKSFSSLSRKFSTTQSSNSRVCVIGACGSVGQALSLLLKRDDRVTVLSLYDVKKAIGMALDMSHIDTNSEVFGYEKIEMLPKALYCADVVVIVAGQPRKKGMSENDLLKQNASLIIEIMPHIAEICPKALIAIVTSPTNAIVPLAAEVLKKKDAFDPNRLFGVTTHNVVRARTFISDELQVDASIVKVPVIGGNSPCTILPVLTHTKPKFKIEDKDDAIPLIRKLRAAEDNVAMVKGDQGATLIMAHSVAKFTHALLMGLAGMGDPVECAYVESTVTDCSFFATPLKLGKQGIEKNLGIPTLAKFEVELLHDLIPELKESIKKGIELAKKK, from the exons ATGTGGCGTAACGCGCGCGTACTCCTGAAGTCTTTTTCGAGCTTAAGCAGAAAATTCTCTACCACGCAATCG agCAACAGTCGAGTTTGCGTCATAGGCGCGTGTGGTAGTGTAGGCCAGGCGCTCTCTCTATTGCTCAAGCGGGATGATCGCGTCACAGTGCTCTCACTCTACGACGTGAAAAAAGCTATTGGTATGGCTTTGGATATGTCACACATCGATACCAATTCGGAAGTGTTCGGATACGAAAAAATTGAGATGCTACCGAAAGCTTTGTATT GCGCCGACGTCGTCGTTATCGTGGCGGGTCAACCGCGAAAGAAAGGCATGTCAGAGAATGATCTGCTCAAACAAAACGCCAGTCTGATTATTGAGATTATGCCGCACATTGCCGAAATCTGTCCCAAAGCATTGATTGCGATAGTTACTAGTCCAACCAACGCGATTGTACCACTAGCAGCGGAGGTACTTAAAAAG AAAGACGCATTCGATCCTAATCGCTTATTCGGTGTCACCACACATAACGTTGTACGTGCGCGCACTTTTATCTCCGATGAATTGCAAGTGGATGCGTCTATAGTGAAAGTGCCCGTTATCGGTGGTAATTCGCCTTGCACGATTCTGCCGGTGCTCACGCATACCAAACCGAAATTCAAAATTGAAGATAAGGACGACGCAATACCGTTAATTAGGAAATTGCGAGCTGCGGAGGACAATGTGGCGATGGTGAAGGGTGATCAGGGAGCCACACTAATTATGGCGCATTCTGTTGCCAAATTTACGCACGCACTGTTAATGGGTCTAGCCGGTATGGGCGATCCAGTGGAATGCGCCTATGTGGAATCAACTGTCACCGATTGTTCATTTTTCGCCACACCTTTGAAATTGGGTAAACAGGGTATTGAGAAGAATTTGGGTATACCAACGTTAGCGAAATTCGAAGTGGAATTACTGCATGACTTGATACCAGAGCTCAAGGAGAGCATTAAGAAAGGCATTGAGTTGGCAAAGAAGAAATGA